A genome region from Heteronotia binoei isolate CCM8104 ecotype False Entrance Well chromosome 19, APGP_CSIRO_Hbin_v1, whole genome shotgun sequence includes the following:
- the LOC132587913 gene encoding zona pellucida sperm-binding protein 3-like: MDCWGQFSVGVFYFTVTLVASYSPWGFSGRASGPLSPPLVSSERQLLDSPFLSHSNSWASVDVSQARALSTLNPISVQCEEAQLVVTVKRDLFGTGRLIQAADLSLGSSGCKHTSLDAAKDTVIFKAGLHDCGSTLQMTSDSLVYSTRLYYKPALGSNPLVIRTSPVEVPIECHYPRKNNVSSKAIQPTWVPFSSTLSAEERLVFSLRLMNDDWTAERTSKRYRLGDALHVQADVNTVNHVALRLFVDQCVASQTPDITSSPKHSIVDFHGCLVDGRSEYSSSAFVSPRTRLDSLQFTVDALRFAQDQGDVIYITCHLKVVADDQSPNALNKACSFDKARGSWSALEGPDGVCRCCETRNCGRNLGQSPGADSLWRRPGGRFQRELPSAQGESSMGETEADVLVGPFILEELKTSTYLEDERKSKTRDAHERSVLIMMGLTVMTGLLASILVVLVVLLACRRGRRPNV, encoded by the exons ATGGATTGCTGGGGCCAGTTTAGCGTTGGAGTATTCTACTTCACAGTCACCTTAGTGGCCTCTTACAGTCCTTGGGGTTTCTCTGGAAGGGCCTCAGGGCCCTTGAGTCCCCCTCTAGTATCTTCTGAGAGGCAACTgctggactctcctttcttgtctCACTCCAATTCCTGGGCTTCGGTGGACGTCTCCCAAGCCAGGGCTTTGTCCACCCTGAACCCCATTTCGGTCCAGTGTGAGGAAGCCCAGTTGGTTGtcacggtgaagagggacctgTTTGGGACCGGGAGGCTGATCCAAGCGGCGGACCTGAGCTTGGGCTCCTCCGGCTGCAAGCACACCTCCCTGGACGCTGCCAAGGACACGGTGATCTTCAAAGCTGGGCTGCACGACTGCGGTAGCACCTTGCAG ATGACTTCGGACTCCCTGGTCTACAGCACCCGTCTCTACTACAAACCCGCTCTTGGAAGCAACCCGCTCGTCATTCGAACCAGCCCTGTCGAGGTCCCCATTGAGTGCCATTATCCAAG GAAAAACAACGTCAGCAGCAAGGCCATCCAGCCAACATGGGTGCCCTTCAGCTCCACGCTGTCTGCAGAAGAAAGGCTGGTCTTCTCCTTGCGTCTCATGAATG ATGACTGGACCGCTGAGAGAACCTCTAAGAGGTACCGACTGGGAGATGCCCTGCATGTCCAGGCAGATGTGAACACGGTCAACCACGTGGCTTTGAGGCTCTTTGTTGACCAGTGTGTAGCCAGCCAGACTCCAGACATAACCTCCTCTCCCAAACACTCGATTGTTGACTTCCACGG GTGCCTGGTGGATGGGAGATCGGAGTACTCCAGTTCGGCCTTTGTGTCTCCCAGGACCAGGCTGGATTCGCTCCAGTTCACAGTCGATGCCCTTCGGTTTGCCCAGGATCAGGGAGACGTG atcTACATTACTTGCCACTTGAAAGTCGTAGCAGATGaccaatcccccaatgctctgaACAAGGCGTGCTCCTTTGACAAAGCCCGGGGCAG CTGGTCTGCGCTTGAAGGCCCCGACGGCGTCTGCCGCTGCTGTGAGACCAGAAACTGTGGGAGAAACCTGGGCCAGTCTCCAGGAGCTGACTCTTTGTGGAGAAGGCCGGGCGGGCGCTTCCAGAGAGAGCTTCCTTCTGCCCAGG GAGAGTCCTCCATGGGTGAAACAGAAGCTGATGTTCTGGTGGGACCCTTCATATTGGAGGAGCTGAAGACTTCCACATACCTTGAAGATGAGAGGAAGTCCAAGACACGAG ATGCCCACGAGAGGTCGGTGCTGATCATGATGGGACTGACAGTCATGACCGGTCTGCTAGCTTCCATCTTGGTGGTTCTGGTGGTTCTTCTGGCCTGCAGGAGAGGCAGACGCCCCAACGTCTGA